The Lathyrus oleraceus cultivar Zhongwan6 chromosome 5, CAAS_Psat_ZW6_1.0, whole genome shotgun sequence genome includes the window GGCTTATGCAAGTCATAGTTTTATCATTAAACTCAATTGACAGTCTATCACCCGATTTGCGAACTTTTGCTAATCTAGCCATCATTATAACACctatttattttcttttttccCTCTATCGTATGAGATTCATTTGTAGGAGTTTCGTCTGTATGAGTTTCGTCACTAGATGAATAGTCCATCTATGctcaaaacaacaacaatataaAAACAACATCATAATATTAAACCAAttttaacaacaacatatacTATCCTCAAACATTCATGCAACAATATAACTAAACATTCTCACCAACAATAACAAGTAAACCTATAGAGTTTAGGCACtaaacatcatcaacaacaacaacaacatagggACGAAACATTCATTAACATTCTCCTTGATTAATATGATAAGAATACTCATTTGTTTTCCTGCATTTTTTGTGTATCGGAAACGTTTAGTCAAGAACGACATTATGGTATTTTTTCAATATTCACTAAAGAACGATATTAATGGTACATAAATAATATTGAACGAGTTGAGGATGAAACGATATGATGGTTCTTTTCGTTAATGGAGATGCAAAAACTGTTAGGATTCAAATGATTTCTCAGTACAAAAAATGTGTTTCATATCGTCGCAATGACAATTGAATAGACATGACAAACTAAGTTGTGTTTCTTGAATAAGAATAAAACATTTTACCACGGTTGCTTAAACCAACCGTGGTGATAtcacatttattttatttaattttataaaaaacGACAGTTTTTAAtcatttaaaaattaaaaaaggGAAAATATATCACCACAAGTGATTTAATCAACCGTAGTAAAATTTgaataaattttttaaataaataaaaaagaaagacGCCACAATAAAAAAAAAAAGGTAAAACATATCACCACGGTTGGAATATTCAACCGTAGTGAAATCCAAATTATATTTAGGCTCTATGTAGTAAGCCATATTTTCGAGCTTATAGCTTAAGAGTTCATATGACAATTTACACTTGTTTGATAACGGTCTTTTCATCATGAACTTATAGTTTATTTACTAGTTTATAACTTATTCTCCCGACGTTATTTAAATAGAGTTTTAGCTTACAACTTATAGTTTATAAtcttttcttccatttttatcCTTATCATTTTAATAAAAACCCTCTTTTATGTTTTataatttttgaatttaaaataaaataaaaatatattaaatatcTTTTATGTCATTTTACATTTATAATTTAGTTAACCGTTAACTTTGTCAAACACTTCAATTAGTTTATCAATAATCAATCATCAACCATcaattataaattataaattattaaTCATCAGTCATTAACCATCAACCATAAACTATAATTTATCTTATTAGTCAATCACTATTTTTATTAAACAAAgctttaatttaaaaataaattaaaaggaAAGATATTGAGATTCAAAAATTTACAAGTACTGAAATTCGAACcaataaattttataaaattttaCCATAATTGCTATGTCCAATCGTTGTAAAATACTGACTACTTTTAATTAAAAAGATTTAAAAGGATGGAATCTGATTTAAGAGATCTCACCACAGTTCTTTAATTCTTCAAAGAAACTAAGTAAAATAGGTGTCGGAATTTTTTTTTTCTATAGTAGTGTATGTAAATATACTTCTAAAAATATATATACCTCTTACATAGATGTAAGGTTCTAAAAAATCACTCCACCCTCTTTCATTGTCCCTAGTCTTACACATATTCTTGTATAAATGTGTATATATATATTCCTCTTGTTCGTTCCACTTCACAATCCTCTTTCTGAACATTCTCACATAACAATCCTATAACACTTTAACACTTTCTTTTTTATAAACCATGTCTACTTCTCTTGATTATGACCTCTCACAAAAACACCAAAAACTTCTTGACCTTATAGAGGATGTTACTACACACGCATATGAAATCCAAAAGAAAGTGTTAGCTGAAATTCTGTCTCACAATGCAAATGTTGAGTACTTACAAAGACATGGTCTCAATGGCCAAACAGATAGTGAAACCTTCAAGAAACTTGTCCCTATCATAACCTATGAAGATATCAAAAATGATATTAACCGTATTGCCAATGGTGATACTACTTCAATCCTCACTGCCAACCCCGTTTCAGTGTTTCTCTTGAGGTACATTTAACTAATTGATCTTCAATCTCTTTTATCAAGCTGAAAATTTTGATTAGGTATTTTTTCATTTGGAATTTTATTCTTGTTTTAGTTGAAAAACTCAATCCTATTAATATTAATTGGCTTGTTTTGGTTTCTTTTTGGGTATTTCAGCTCAGGAACATCTGGTGGTGAGAGAAAGATGATACCAGCAATTGAAGAAGATTTTGGAAGAAGATATTTAATATTTCGACTATTAATGCCAATAATGAATCAATTTGTTCCTGACCTAGATAAAGGAAAAGGAATGTACCTAATGTTTACAAGAAATGAATCTAAAACACCAGGAGGCATTAAAACTAGTGCAGCCCTCACAAGATTTTACAAAAGTTCTCATTTTTTAAACAGATCTTACAATCCATTCACAAGTCCAAATGAAACTGTTCTCTGTCTTGACTCATACCAAAGTATGTATTCACAACTTCTATGTGGTCTTTGTCAAAACAACGAGGTCCTTCGTGTCGGTGCTGTTTTCGCTACAACTCTCATTCACGCTGTTCGGTTCCTCGAGAAAAATTGGTCACTTCTCTGCGATGATATAAGAACAGGAACAATTAATCCTCTCATCACTGACATTTCAGTGAGAGAGGCTGTTATGAAAATTCTTAAATCTGACAAAAATCTTGCTGATTTTATTCAGAGTGAGTGTAGCAAGGGTTCTTGGCAAGGTATTATTACTAGGTTGTGGCCTAATACTAAGTATGTTGATGTTACTGTGACAGGATCAATGTCACAGTACATTCCTACTTTGGATTACTATTGTAATGGTCTTCCACTTGTTTCTAACATTTATGCTGCTAGTGAAGGTTTCTTCGGTGTTAACCTTAATCCGCTTTGTAAACCTTGTCATGTGTCTTATACCCTTATCCCTACCATGTGCTACTATGAGTTCTTACCTGTTAATAGAAGTAATGATCCTGTGAATGAGAAAGAACAAGAGTTGGTGGATCTTGTTGATGTCAAGCTTGATCAAGAATATGAGCTTGTTGTTACCACTTATGCGGGTGAGTAATTTATTTGCTACCAACTTTTTGTCTATCTTAACTCTTCGATATATTTTTGGAGACTAAAAAGGAATATAGTTTTTAAGAGGAATTCTTTTGTCATCTAAAAATGATAGTAGTACAGTTTGTTGTCTGTTTGCCTGTTATTTTTGTATAATCTTGGTCTGAAACAATGAGTGTGACACTTACAGGACTTTATAGGTACAAAGTGGGAGATGTATTGAAAGTGACTGGATTCAAGAACAATGCACCACAATTCGAATTTGTCTGCAGAAAACATGTTGTTCTAAGCATAGATTCAGACAAGACAGATGAAGTTGAGCTACATAATGCAATAAAAAATGCGGTCACACATTTAGCACCATATGATGCAGATGTAGCAGAGTACACTAGTTATGCAGACACAAGAACAATTCCAGGACACTATGTGTTGTATTGGGAATTAAACCTTAAAGACTCAACAACAATTCCAGATTGTGTTTATGAAGATTGTTGTTTAACTATTGAAGAGTCACTTAACAGTTTTTATCGACTACGTCGTGTTTTAGACAAATCAATTGGGGCACTTGAGATTAAGATTGTGGAGCAGGGGACATTTGATAAACTTATGGATTATGCTATTAATTCAGGATCATCAATTAGTCAATATAAGACTCCAAGGTGTGTGAAATTTGCACCTGTTGTGGAGCTTTTGGAGTCTGGAGTTTTGGCAAAGTATTTTAGTCCTAAATGTCCACAATGGGATCCTAGTCATAAATAATGGATTAATAAAAGAATTGAAAGAGTGGTTATGTAGTTAGAGAACTTTCTTGGTTGTTCATATGGACATCTTAGAGGTTTCTCTAATTATAATAAAGTTATCCATGTTTGTATGTTTCTTTAGATCCATTGTTTGTTCAACTTTGAGTTGGGTCTGGTACTTGCATAATCCATAGAGATCCTATTATTCATGCTTGAATAAATTTAACATTATGACTACTACTACTTGCATCGTGTTTTAATGTACTTATGTTTTGTAtaatatttgtttttaatttAGTGTTTTTAATGAcaatatatatgtatatataaagAAAATGGATAAAAGGAGATAGAGATAGAAAAGAGTTATAACAGACCTCCAACCTAGGGCATCACATGTGCAAAAAGACCCGAACAGAAGAAAATACAAACACCAAAGGCAAACTACAACATATATAAACAACAAACAAGAGAATAAAAATAAGAGAAAATAAAAGACTCATGGTATGATTTTCAAATTACCATAATAATCTTTGTTGGATGAATCTGGTGTGAAGTGAGCTTTGTTCATTTAAATGAATGAACTGTGTGAATTTCTGTTTCAGTTTCTGTTAGTTGTTATAGTCTGTTACAGCTAGATCAATGAATGATAGTTAGTGAGTTGTTTGTTCTATTACAGTGCAAACTCTGTCATGCATTATTGTTGGTATGTGATGCGAACTGTTATTATGATGAATGCCTGGCTGTTAGATGATGAATTGCAGTTAGATAATAGTGGGCTGCTTCTTTGCTTTGTTTTGGCCTGCTGCTGCCAAATTCTGCAGTTGAATGAATAGTGTTAGCTTTGAATTATGAATGATGCATGAGTTTGTTATTGGACTGTTTGCATGATGAAGGTTGGGATGGATGTGAGTTTTTGCAATGAATTGGTTATGAATGTATGCCTTGTTGCTAAGGGTTAGCTATTTTGAAATGTGTATGGTTATGTTTTCTACTATTATGATGCATGGTTGTTAAGGGATGTACTTGATTGTTATGATGCTTAGGTTATTTTGATGAATTAACAACCATGCATCATAATAGTAGAAAACATAACCATACGCATTTCAAAATAGCTAACCCTTAGCAACAAGGCATACATTCATAACCAATTCATTGCAAAAACTCACATCCATCCCAACCTAATGATGATTTTTATGCTTGTTATGATGCTAGCTTGAAAATGAATAGAAATTATGGTCTGTTTTGCATTTCAATGTAATGTGTATGGTTTATTAGACTGTTGTTTTGAACATGTCATGGTTTGTGAAAATATGTATGATGAATGTTTGATGTTGCATGATACATAGCTTGTAATCGTCAATGATGAATTAATGTGTGAAATGATGCATTGGATACATCTTGAATGCAGGGATGGCTTATGCTTGGAAGTTCGCCATGAGCTCAAGACAGTTGGAGTAAAACCACCATGAATAACCTTGAAGAACATGGTTACTTATAAGTGAAGAAATCTTTGATCATGATGCTAAAAGGGAAGATGGAGAACATGAAGAAGCAGAGTGAACCTTGGCATTAGGTTTAGGGATTTAGTTGAGTTAACTTTGATCAACTGGTTGAAGATGGAAGACCACCCTAGAAATCAGACCACTCAAGCCTTCAGCTACCAAAAGAAAAAGGAAGGGAGCTAGGGGTCACCTTGCTTCAACCCTATTTAGATACTAATTTCTTAGGTCAGACAACAATTACCCAATTCTGCCAGATTATCAGAAAACACGCAAGCTCTAATCCATCTTCCCCATTTATTATTAAATCCAACTTTATAAAGCATATAGTCAAGGAAAGACTTGCTAACAGAATCATATATGCTTTCTCAAAAATCAAATTTAAAGAGGAGGCAAAAAAAAAATTCTACGCTTGATAAAGTCCACAAATTCATTCACAACCACCTCATCCACTAAGTATCTACCtttaaaaaaaaaacagactTATTAGGAGAGATGAGTTAATCCATGACACTAAAAAGCCAAGatcttaaaaataattttatagAGAGATCCCACCAAATTTCTCCTTACTATTAATATCTTGTACACATTTGTCCAATTTTTActtattttctttatttactcATTTAACTGTATTTTCCTTATTACTTGATATATTTGAAAAAGCAAACAATTATAAATTATTCGAAAGATAATCCTAACATAGACAAATAAATCTATCAATTAAGAATCTCAAAAGAATCTAGTTTGAATCCTAGAGTGACTTGACTTTTAGGTTCATTTTCCGAAACTGATTAATTTACTATCAATAAAATTGTCACCACTCAATTTGTTGTTTGTTCATTTGCCTTGTTTATTTTTACCCTTTTTAATTCTACTAAACTGTATAAAAGTTCTTATATTTAAGGTTCTAATTTAAGTATAAGGATATGGCCcaaattttttttatatattcAACCATAAGAGCTAGAGAATTTATAAAATTAATGTTTTAGGTGTATAGtttaagaaaaaaaatatattgTTCCTCAAATTATGACAATTTTGTATACCCTACAAAAAAATAGTACCTTAAAAAATTTAACAACttcatatttatatttttttaaaaataaaaaaaatctttAATGCACTTAAAAAAATATTCATATCTAATTAATCCACCCTCTTTCATGGTCCCTAGACTTACACATGTGCTTCTATACATATTCCTCTTGTGAGTTCTACTCTCACATTCCTCTTTCTCAACATTCTCACTTAACAATCCTATAACTCCTTATTAACCATGTCTATTTCTCTTGATTATGATCTCTCACAAAAAGCCAAAAAAGTTCTTGAATTCATAGAGAATGTTACTACACATGCAGATGAAATCCAGAAGAAAGTGTTAGCTGAAATTCTGTCTCACAATGCAAATGTTGAGTACTTACAAAGACATGGTCTCAATGGCCAAACAGATAGTGAAACCTTCAAGAAACTTCTTCCTGTCATAACTTATGAAGATATTCACAATGATATTAACCGTATCGCCAATGGTGATACTTCTTCAATCCTCACCGCCAACCCCGTTTCAGAGTTTGTCACTAGGTTCTCTTAACAAATTGATCTTCAATCTCTTTTATGTTAATTGGTTTTTGTCTAGTTGAAAATTTAGAGTATGTATTTTTTCATTTggaatttttttattattttagatGAAAAACTCATTCCTCTTAATAGTAATTGACTTGTTTTGGTTTCTGTTTGGGTATTTCAGCACAGGAACATCTGGTGGTGAGAGAAAGTTGATACCAGCAACAGAAGATGATTTAGGAAGAAGATATTCACTATTTAGTCTATTGATGCCAATAATTAATCAATGTGTTCCTGATCAAGATAAAGGAAAAGGAATGTACCTAATGTTTGCAAGAAATGAATATAAAACACCAGGAGGCATTAAAGCTAGTTCAGCCCTCACAATATATTACAAAAGTACTTATTTTATAAACAGATCTTACCATCTATACACAAGTCCATATGAAACTGTTGTTTGTCTTGACTCATACCAAAGTATGTACTCACAACTTCTATGTGGTCTTTGTCAAAACAACGAGGTCCTTCGTGTCGGTGCTGTTTTCGCTACAAGTCTCATTCACGCTATTCGGTTCCTTGAGAAAAATTGGTCACTTCTCTGCGATGATATAAGAACAGGAACAATTAATCCTCTCGTCACTGACATTTCAGTGAGAGAGGCTGTTATGAAGATTCTTAAATCTGACAAAAACCTTGCTGATTTTATTCAAAGTGAGTGTAGCAAAGGTTGTTGGCAAGGAATTATAACTAGGTTGTGGCCTAATACCAAGTATGTTGATGCTATTGTGACAGGAACAATGTCACAGTACATTCCTACTTTGGATTACTATAGTAATGGTCTTCCACTTGTTTGTAAGATATACGCTTCCAGTGAATGTTACTGTGGTGTTAACCTTAATCCTCTTTGTAATCCTTGTCATGTGTCTTATACCCTTATCCCTACCATGTGCTACTATGAATTCTTACCGGTTAATAGAAGTAATAACGATTCTCTACATGAGAAAGAGCAACAAGAGTTGGTGGATCTTGTTGATGTCAAGCTTGATCAAGAATATGAGCTTGTTGTTACCACTTATGCTGGTGAGTAACTTATTTactattaattttttttttgtcGATCTTAACACGAATAGTCAATATGATTTAAACTTTTAGTAATAAATTATTAAAGTATGGGTTTAATGAGTGTGACATTTACAGGACTTTATAGGTACAATGTGGGAGATGTATTGAAAGTCACTGGATTCAAGAACAAGGCACCGCAATTCAAATTTGTGTGCAGAAAAAACGTTGTTTTAAGCATAGATTTAGACAAAACAGACGAAGTTGAGCTACAAAATGCAATAAAAAATGCGGTCACACATTTAGCACCATATGATGCAGATGTAGCAGAGTATACTAGTTATGCAGACACAAGAACAATTCCAGGACACTATGTGTTGTATTGGGAATTAAACCTTAAAGACTCTACAACAATTCCAGATTGTGTTTATGAAGATTGTTGTTTAACTATTGAAGAGTCACTTAGCAGTTATTATCGACTAAGTCGTGTTTTAGAGAAATCAATTGGGGCACTTGAGATTAAGATTGTCGAGCAGGGGACATTTGATAAACTTATGGATTATGCTATTAGTTGTGGAGCTTCAATAAATCAATACAAAACTCCTAGGTGTGTCAAATCTGCACCTGTTGTGGAGCTTTTGGAGTCAAGAGTTATGACAAAGTATTTTAGTTCTAAATGTCCACAATGGGTTCCTAGTCATAAGGAATGGACTAATAATTAGAATTTAAAGAGTGGTTATGTGGTTAGACAACTTTCTTGGTTGTTCATGTGTGGTTATGTTTGTTCAACTTTGAGTTGGGTCTGGTACTTGCATAATCCACATTGATCCTATTATTCATGCTTGAATAATTTAACAATATTTCTACTACTACTTGCATCGTATTTTAATGTACCTAAATTTTATACctaaatttttttataatatttgtGTTTTTCAATATTATTACAAGTAACACATTTAACGTCGACCAGGAAATACATTTAACTTCGGCTATACAGATGAGGTAACGAATAAAGCCAATCATTTGTCACCTTGGTGTCTCTAAAACCGAGGTTAGGAAAAACCTTTGATATAATTTACTAAAAAGACTAAAAAATTTACACTAAATGAAATCTGCACCTGTAACGATTTTCAATGTCGAACCCAAAATGAGACATCAATTAAGGCCACATTTGACAGCGATTCTCCGCATCATCATAGAATCGTTCCCACAACCGCTATATAAAACCTGAGTGAAACAACTACTTAGAAATTATCGACATACATAACCCTATGAACTATCTAGTCACTACAAATTACAAAACTGCTTATAATCAGTTCAACATACATAACCCTAAATAATAACACATACAAACcaaaataaaaactaaaaaaaagAGGTTAGCTTCAAGTTTTATGCTTATTCATCAAAGAGCAACGATCATAACCCTACTATGGTGTTCAAATTCAACAATTCTACTACAAAACAAGGAAAGACAAAAGTTGCATTCAACGATTCATTACAAAAAAACAAGAATTGGCGCATGATAATTGAGAATTGAAAAGAGGAGGTGGGAGATTTTACCACTGAATCTTCGGTAAATCTCCAAGATGTCGATATGAGATACATTTATGGAGAAGAAACTTATACTCTCGGTATATCAGACTAATATTCACAGATAAGATAATGTCAAAAATCACAAGTAATATATTTACTTTTGGGAAATAAAGATTGACTTTTTAACAGGTACATTATGTTTGAGTGTATTATATTCCTCCATGTCTCTAGACATGTGAAAGCGTTAATCATGAATAAAACCTATTTAATTCTTAAGTTAAAGGGTAATGGGATTTTTTTACCTTGGTATACATCGTGGCACCTCTAATTTTTCTTTTACGATTTTTATCAACATATGTTGTAGCAGATGTTGTATGAGAGGTGCTTGTCAAATCGGCCATGACTATCAAGAGACAAATACGTACAAAATAAGGATGAGTTAAGAATGGACTCGATAAGTGTTGAAGGAGGTAAAGGGTGAGAAAGGTCTAGAAGGGGTTGAATAGACTTTACCCTAAAACTCAgtttttaaaatagtttttaCAAAATTAGAGTTTTTTCACAAAATTGAGCAGAAGAATTTTAATAATGTACGTGTTTGACTGATATAACGAGTTACTTGATGTTTAGATGATATAAtgaaatatgaaaataaaaattgTAATTATTCAATGACTTAACTAATACAAATTCTATTAATAAAAGAATCAATCTAGTATCATAGTTTACACACAGATTTAATTGCAATATAGATAATCTAGATGACTTATCAATACTAGACCTAAAATTATACACCAAATTGCTACAAGCATAATAAAGGCAAACAACATGCAATTTCTAAGAAAGCGTTACAAGCCTAAACATGCAAATATATAGAAAATTTAAAGgaaatagagaaagagaagagtGCACCAAGGTTTATACAATTCCATCGTGTTCGTTTTTGTTCATCGCCTAATTAAGTCTCCAAATGCAAGCTATTGAAATTTTGTAGTCTTCCATTATTTTGATAATTTTTACAACATGCATTTTATACAATCAAGAAATCAGATGTTAAAATTAAAAACAACATTAACAACTTTAATCTTAACTTTTCCTTCTTCTGTTGTACACACATCTttagaaaaatgatttttaactTCCCTGGTTTAGCGTCAACCATTGACACCAAAAAGAAATCAATAGTGTCGGCTACGCCCACGTTAGAAGTGGTTATTTTATTTATATTCCTAAATTATTTTTGTTGGATAATTTAGACACGATCTAGCTTAGACTAATAATTTTTAGTGTcttatattattttattttatttagtagATAAGTCCTAACCTACCTTTTTGAAATTTATGATTTCGTCTACAAATGTATCGAACTGCGTATCTTACATTATTTCTAAATATTTAAATGAAATGCACTTTAAATATTTAcataataatatattttatatttccTCAATTTTTCCCAAattcttttttcttcttctttttttctaTTCACTCTTTGTTTTACCTCTTTTTTTTCCTCGTACCAAATTCTCTCCTCTTCTTTTGTTTTACAAATTTCCCAACCCAATCCAAAATTTATGGAATCAACGTAAATTTTCAAATCAATAAAGACACTTCTGATTATCTAATCAAACCTAATTCGCAAAATCATTGAACCATTTTAAATCGAAAAATTTAATTTCATACATGAGGTAAATTACGGTAGTCTGGTTTCTGCTACCGATGATTAAAAATTCAATGTTATTAGGACTTGTTATTGTTTTTCTGTGTTTATGTTTCAAAGTTTTGATCAAACTTTTTGTTTCATGTTAATCAACCGGTAAATGACATGTTTTTCTAATTTTTTCTCCTTTTGTTGAAATTAATTGTTTCCAAATGATCTTGATTTTAATGATGTTTGGTATAATAATTTTTTGACTCTTCTAAgaattatatattttttatgtgaTTTCATAATGGTTGGGATAAAAATGATGAAACAAATAGGTGTACAAGTATGACTAGTATAAGGATATTTCATTCATTTTTATTATAGAATAACATCTTGAGGTTGTTTTCTAGTGTTAATTGATATATTTTATTTCGTCTCCTAATGTGTTGTTTGATGAGTTTTATTCATTTAACCAACGCCTACTTATTGTATACGGTAGATATATTTTTGGTGAAAGAAAAAGGTCTATATTAAATTATGAAAAGTTCACTGCGTATCATTTTCCTAACCAATTTTGCCACCTTGTTTGATTGAGGTATTGTAgttaatataaaatataataaagTCAGAAAACATTTCAATCTTTGTTTATGGAGGGATACAAAATCCCCATGCCTAATGATTTCGACGGTACAATCTAAATTAACTGTCAATGATCTTTTAAAAGGTATACGAAAAATCCTCACCATCGGGAAGCTTCGATTTTTAAAAGGTACATCATAGAAGaaactattttattttattcaaacTATATTTCAAAAGCAGACTCTATAGGATTTCAAAAGTCTCGTCATTATAGAAGATATGAAGGTAGAGAGGTACTTAAAGTTTAAATGTTAAGTCAATTTTTGAGATATAGTTCTTCAAACACATTTATAATTATTGAATACTAATAATAAAGTTCAACCTTATTTATCCACTAACAAAAGACTTATCAAAGGAAAATTCTCCCGAATGAGTGACAAGTGGTTGTTGAAAGAGCATAACAAGAGTTTCAAAAACTTGTTTAATGAAAGGGTTTCTAATTGTGGAATTGTATGTGAGACAATTAAATGGATGTCATACATGCCTAAATTTAATGTAACAACTTAGACTGTGCATACGACATTCgtaaaaaaaatttaaaaaaaaatcaaaggatTATTGTAGTACAATGCAAAATAGTGGTGTTATGGTTGAGGATGAATTCACGTGCTTTTGTAATTTTAAAGAGAAGAATCCTATAATGGCATCTAAATCATACTTTAGGGTCGTTGAGGAGATTTGAGAGATTTATTACTGTACTTGTCAAAAAATACAGGTGTGCATGTTCCCCATGCAAGGGCAGGGAGACTCAGACGCCTTAGTCGATTTATAACACATTTTGGTGGTGGAGGCTTACCCACAGCGGCGAGAAACCCTGTATGGTGGTGCTTTTAGGTGATTAGGTCTCTCCCTTATTACCCTTGAGAGGATATGTATTTATAGATGTCTCTAGGACCTAGGGTTTCCTCAGAAAGAGATGTCTCCCACTTAGTCAATAGTGGACAGTTTAATCTATATTACCATGGGAGTCATGGGTCAGTCAATGACCTTGACTTTCTCTCTGTCCCAAAAACATCTTATCCACATTTCCTATGCAAGAGCGAGCGAAGACTATAAGGTGAGGCGTTACCTCCCTTTGAATGATCTTTTATTGTCGCCTCTTCTAAAGCGAGGGAAGATTACATAATCCCTCAGACACGGGACCTTTGATAGAGGACGAAGTGTCTTTCAACTTCATTTGAATTTTTACTTATCCACCAAACATCCATTCATATTTTTGTAATATATCAGTCAACTAACTAAAAAAGAActaatttataaataaaatttaattattCTTTATATACAAAccataaaatcaattaaaactcTCGATTAATAAATTgtaaaataattatatatatatatatatatatatatagatatatatatatattatatatatatatatatatatagatatatatatatatatatatatatatatatatatatatatatatatatatatatatatatatatatatatatatttgaatgAGGAATCGATTATTTCAAAAATAAGTTTTTttagtttattataaattataatttttaaattaaattaaataaataattatttaaataaaaatactaactattataaaatttaatttaatttaaaataaattaaaaaaacatACTTTTAACATAATACAACAGAATATTTTATTAATTTAGAATAATTTAATGTAGGTATTTAATTGGGATCACAAGAATATTCTGTTACATTGTGTCTTGTAATTAAACACCTACATTAAATATTCTTAATTAATTTAAAAGTAATAATTTAATGGCCACATTGTGTCttcttttaaatttatttatatatacCTACATAATGTAacataatattttattaaataaaatatttcGTCAATCTCTTTAG containing:
- the LOC127086469 gene encoding indole-3-acetic acid-amido synthetase GH3.6 isoform X1, with the protein product MSTSLDYDLSQKHQKLLDLIEDVTTHAYEIQKKVLAEILSHNANVEYLQRHGLNGQTDSETFKKLVPIITYEDIKNDINRIANGDTTSILTANPVSVFLLSSGTSGGERKMIPAIEEDFGRRYLIFRLLMPIMNQFVPDLDKGKGMYLMFTRNESKTPGGIKTSAALTRFYKSSHFLNRSYNPFTSPNETVLCLDSYQSMYSQLLCGLCQNNEVLRVGAVFATTLIHAVRFLEKNWSLLCDDIRTGTINPLITDISVREAVMKILKSDKNLADFIQSECSKGSWQGIITRLWPNTKYVDVTVTGSMSQYIPTLDYYCNGLPLVSNIYAASEGFFGVNLNPLCKPCHVSYTLIPTMCYYEFLPVNRSNDPVNEKEQELVDLVDVKLDQEYELVVTTYAGLYRYKVGDVLKVTGFKNNAPQFEFVCRKHVVLSIDSDKTDEVELHNAIKNAVTHLAPYDADVAEYTSYADTRTIPGHYVLYWELNLKDSTTIPDCVYEDCCLTIEESLNSFYRLRRVLDKSIGALEIKIVEQGTFDKLMDYAINSGSSISQYKTPRCVKFAPVVELLESGVLAKYFSPKCPQWDPSHK
- the LOC127086469 gene encoding indole-3-acetic acid-amido synthetase GH3.6 isoform X2 translates to MIPAIEEDFGRRYLIFRLLMPIMNQFVPDLDKGKGMYLMFTRNESKTPGGIKTSAALTRFYKSSHFLNRSYNPFTSPNETVLCLDSYQSMYSQLLCGLCQNNEVLRVGAVFATTLIHAVRFLEKNWSLLCDDIRTGTINPLITDISVREAVMKILKSDKNLADFIQSECSKGSWQGIITRLWPNTKYVDVTVTGSMSQYIPTLDYYCNGLPLVSNIYAASEGFFGVNLNPLCKPCHVSYTLIPTMCYYEFLPVNRSNDPVNEKEQELVDLVDVKLDQEYELVVTTYAGLYRYKVGDVLKVTGFKNNAPQFEFVCRKHVVLSIDSDKTDEVELHNAIKNAVTHLAPYDADVAEYTSYADTRTIPGHYVLYWELNLKDSTTIPDCVYEDCCLTIEESLNSFYRLRRVLDKSIGALEIKIVEQGTFDKLMDYAINSGSSISQYKTPRCVKFAPVVELLESGVLAKYFSPKCPQWDPSHK
- the LOC127086470 gene encoding indole-3-acetic acid-amido synthetase GH3.6 encodes the protein MSISLDYDLSQKAKKVLEFIENVTTHADEIQKKVLAEILSHNANVEYLQRHGLNGQTDSETFKKLLPVITYEDIHNDINRIANGDTSSILTANPVSEFVTSTGTSGGERKLIPATEDDLGRRYSLFSLLMPIINQCVPDQDKGKGMYLMFARNEYKTPGGIKASSALTIYYKSTYFINRSYHLYTSPYETVVCLDSYQSMYSQLLCGLCQNNEVLRVGAVFATSLIHAIRFLEKNWSLLCDDIRTGTINPLVTDISVREAVMKILKSDKNLADFIQSECSKGCWQGIITRLWPNTKYVDAIVTGTMSQYIPTLDYYSNGLPLVCKIYASSECYCGVNLNPLCNPCHVSYTLIPTMCYYEFLPVNRSNNDSLHEKEQQELVDLVDVKLDQEYELVVTTYAGLYRYNVGDVLKVTGFKNKAPQFKFVCRKNVVLSIDLDKTDEVELQNAIKNAVTHLAPYDADVAEYTSYADTRTIPGHYVLYWELNLKDSTTIPDCVYEDCCLTIEESLSSYYRLSRVLEKSIGALEIKIVEQGTFDKLMDYAISCGASINQYKTPRCVKSAPVVELLESRVMTKYFSSKCPQWVPSHKEWTNN